The Peromyscus maniculatus bairdii isolate BWxNUB_F1_BW_parent chromosome 3, HU_Pman_BW_mat_3.1, whole genome shotgun sequence genome segment ATGGAGGGTATGTTTTGTTGGCCTTGTGTTGGAAAGAGGGAGTTACAAAAATGTATCTTGTAAGtatattttaatcccagcacttggaaggcaaaggcaggtggaggtctgtgagttcaaggccagccagagcagtacagtgagaccttgtcaataAGAAAAACGAATAAAAATTGAGCACACAGCTATATGTTAAAGATGTTTCTCTTTCAGGTTTCAGTGTTATCCAGGTGGATGTACTTGAGCTGTAAGTGTAATGTAAGTGATCACAAATTCTTAAGAAAACCACTATATTAAATGtacaaaattatttctaaagaaaaaaagctttGAAAGAAATTATCCCTACCGAACAAATGAATATCCTTTATCTGGGAAGACTCGAATTTCCATTATTTGTCCAAATGGAGAAAAAGTCTGACGCATTAGTTGTTCtgttagaaacaaaagcaaacaacaaaacaacaaaaagaattcccGTTATTAAAGACCTATAAAtatgaagcttttcagtttcagctAGTTTCAGGTTCCACACAGGCAAACTGCCATACCTGTCAGTCCCGACGTCACCCCTCCGCAGTACACAGTGCAGTTGCTGGGGCTGGACTGACTGACAACCTCCTCGTACGACAGCTGCTTGGTGTTTGCTGGGGAGAGAGAACATTCCTACCTTCAAATCACCACCCACACGTGGAAGGGTTAACTCGTTAACCACCCTACTGTAATGGCAGTTTTCCTCAATCAAAATGCCTATAAACCACATATTACATCTTAGTTTATGATTAAGCCTCCCCCAAGAATGCATAAACATTATCCCATATGCTCTATTTAACAGGAGACTTGACATTAGAGATAagataattatttaaaatcacaaaaatgaaaactaagtaCATTTTGAGCAGTAGTCTTGATCTGCTTCTCATCTATTTCTGCAATAAGTCTCCAGGCACAGCTCTAACATTTAAAATCTAGTGTATTTTCTCTCCACAATTCCACATTGCTTCTCTTCTCCAATGCACCTACACTCATATGTACTCTTTGGAGCTGGAGGCTTTCGGGTTGCCCAGTTAGTTCTGATTTGTCTTCCACCAAGCCACTGGCCACCCATCTGCTGAATGGCATTTTCTGCATCCTGTTCCGCACATTAGAGACAGTAAAGAAGCTGCAATTAGTTGATATTACAAATAacttacagcaataaaaaaaagcGATACTTtttgcagattttaaaaaatgaaaatgtcttatGAAACACAATAACCAATAACTTTTCAAAATTACAACATTGTCTTTAAATTCCATTTCTTGGATAATGGGTTTTGGGAATGCAGAGTTAAAGATACACAGGTACAGCAGCATACACCTCTCAGTCTTTGGGATAACAGCAATTACAAATCATCAAAAATACCTTGACAAAACATTTTGGGCTTCTTTTTTTGGTGGTAAGCATTTTTACTTTGCATTGTTTGAAGCACAGTATCAGTATTTTGCATGTGTCAGGTCCTAAATGACTAAATAacccaacagaataaaagagactGCTTTCTAGTGAGGGTGCTAATTATCAGTAAACTAAATATACAGTAGAGAAAGAGATAAAAACAACCTTCTCTACAGCACTGTGCAAGTACTTCTGATTGTGCTCACCCATTTGTTGAAAAAGGAGACAAAGCCGTATCCCTTAGACTTCCCTGTAGCCATGTCTTTTACCACGCGAGCATCTCTGAAATAGAACCACCAGAAATTGGGTTTTGGAAACTGTCCTCTGGGCATAAACGGAGAGCTATATACAGTTCACTTTTACATTTCACCTTCACTAATAGTAAGCCGTTAATATAAATTCACCTTTTATTCTATAAAACTTAATTTACTGGCCAATGAGGGTTAATTTTATAGACATGCAAATCAATGTCTTACATATAAATCTATATTATAAAGAAAGTTTCCCACTTCAAAATGTTTTATGAACATCTAAATATTAAGCATGGTGAAAGCAGATGTTCCCATTAATCATTTAGTAATTACAAGGTTCTTAGGTACAATATATTATCTTTCTTTAACCATGCAATTTATAATTTGCTACTTGGCACCATATTCTACCTAatcattcaaaaattaaaatacaaaactgaAAACTAAAGAATCAAAAAACTGTATATCCCTTAAGCTAATTACTTCATTTTCTCAGATGAATATATACCCCCATTTTGGGCTAGGGCAAATTTTGAGAACTTGACATTTTCAGAAATGCTAAATCATTGACGAATACTACaaaaacattttacttttaaactaTCTAAGAAAAGATTTTGTACTGAATTTCATAACAGCATTCATAGTAAGATTGATTGGAAACTACAAGATatgaaacaaagttttaaaaagtcagaaagtAAAAAAGCACGCCAACATTTATCCACTGTGAACCGTAGCTTGTAGTTAGCCAGGGCAATTCTGTCCATTCTTCAGAGACACTCTGCAAAATAACCAGAGCCCTATTATTTGAGATTGAGTAAAAACCCAGCCACGATAGCTAAAACTCCACACCTCAAAAAACTGGACTCAAATTGTGCTTCACAGGCAATCTATTTTAACTTAGCCAGGTATGTCACAATGCTTGTTCTCTCAAGACACATGAACAAAACAGGCATGTTTACAACAAGAATCCAAGTCAGAAAGCCATGCAATGTAATTGTAAGTATACACAAGTACATTTTAGATGAGCTTAGAAGTGACTTATTAAGTACAATCAAAATGACAGTTTCTGATGATTAAACTAATGTAAGTCACTTCTCAGTAACTATTATCTACATGgcacacatgcatttaatttGGTAGTTGATTTACTTCTATATCAAAATTTGCTATATGACCCTAAACTCAAGTAACAGGAGGGGTTTAAGCTatttaaattaaggaaagaattattttcataaaaatatttaatagacGACCATGTACCCCACACTCTTTATAAATCAAGAATGATATAAACTGCCTACAGAGACATCTACTGTAGAAACCCTACAATATTCTTATCAGGCTGTTGCCTTAAGACaagaaacaacaacacaaacaaaaacagaaatgtgtATTTTCAATTGCCAAATAGTTAGGAAAGCTAACTTCCTGTATAAGCTAACATTTAAACACAAATTACCTCAACAAAAAGGtctaaccaagaaaaaaaattaacaaattaacaATTGTGTGCCCATAGACAATCCAAATACCGGGGCTGGGGAAATAGATCAACAGATAATGTGCTATCATGCAAAtgaaaggacctgagttcaaatctccagcataTACATGTCAAGTCAGTGTGGCAGCTCACCTTTAATTCCCATGCTTGAGAGCCAGAGATGGGATACTCAGGGTAAACTGCCTGGACTAGTAGAattagtgagctctaggttctAGTGAGAAATTCTGCCTCAATGTATttggtggagagtgatggaggaagacacttgatgtcaatctctggcatatacacacatgcacacacatacgtacccacatacatgtgaaaacaaatacacaaacaaaaaatccagactAAAAATATGATATAGTCATATTTAACAAAAAGACAGACTAGTTTTACAACTACAAAGTCATGAAACTTAAATTTGAAGGCCATTTaactttacaattttttaaacatttagtgtgtgtgtgtgtgtgtgtgtgtgtgtgtgtgtgtgcgcgcgcgcgcgcgtgcgtgtgcgtgcgcacgcatgaatgtatggaagtcagaggacaattttcaggagtcagttttctccttccatcatgtggagttttgggactgaactcaggtcatcaggcttgacagcaagcaacTTTACCTGTTGAACCATTTTATCAGCCCTTCAATAATTATTAAACAATCTTTGTCTAAATCTCTAACTAAAATTCTCATCAGAAAGGGTAATTCAGCCAAAATTAAAAATCCACCACAATAGCTATTTCACTTGTCCATGTTAGAAGAGGCTTCTTTCTTTCTAGTGTCTCCCTCTTACTTCCTCCTAAGATGACTTGCACAGAAAGCAGCATGGATTAGGATGGAACTCTTAAGCCTTCTGTTGTCCTGTGACTACTCTGAGGACAGGATGAAACTTACCAAGATTTTCTACACCAAAATGAAAATGTACAAGATTGTGCAGAGAAGGACTTTTAGAGCTTGACAGAACAAAGTGAAAGTAAGGCATGCCTATTCTAGATACTTGAAAGCAAACCAACCACTACTGAAATCCTAACACAGCTTATAAAAGTCACCAAGAAATTAAAACTTCCTTATCTTCTTAACCAGTTCTCACAAGGGAAAATGTCACGTATCAGAAGAGTCCATTTATAAGCTCTAATCCTGTCCTACCCTCAAAGTGACTCTCTCACCAATCAACTGCAACTCTCAACTGAAAACTCACCTGCATGCCATGGGCATCTACTTTCAAATCTCCTCACCTCTATCTGCTGTTCTGTTCAAACCACCCATATCTAgaattccctttttatttttgttctagtgACGCAGTAACAAAGGAATCAGAAACCCGATAACACTTTCCCTAAACTCAACAACTGCTTCTGAATAAATACTGAAACTCTTGTTACTCTTACTGTAATATGGCATGTATTAAGACTTCTACTATGATGAATACTACTCTGAATAAATACTGACAAAGGGCCTAAAATGCATGGCTACAATCAAACATAAGACAGTGTTTTCCAAAACAGTACAAAGTACTATTGCTAAGTTTTAAAGGGGGGAAGAATTAAATGCCAAGGAAGTAATATTTAATAACTGCTCTTTCAATCAAAACTgttgaggttttattttattaaattaacatAAAATGCATGTAATCATACCAGTGCCTGAAtaactcctttaatcctagcacaatACCTCCAGGAGTTTAAAAATGTCTATGACAGCAGTCTGAGGAAGTGTTGCTAACTGGACAAGGATCTAAAGATGACTGAAAGATCAGTTACTCATTAGTGGGAATACAACCTACTGTTAAGACTCTTGGATGATCTCTAAACAATGGAATATGCTGTATTTAAAGTGTTAAAATTAAGGTTCACAGTCacaacaaaattatagttattattaCATAAAGTCACTTCCAAttaaaagtgttttatttatcttttgttaCTTACGAAATTCTTCCGAACGGTGCAAAAGCTGCTTTGATGTCTTCAGTTGTGATTTCTGGACTGAGGTCACCAACAAACACATGGAAATGATCTtacaaaggaaggaggggagtgaaaagaaaaatacaacttCAGAACTTAAATACTACAATTGATAAAATTCTTAAGAATTCTTAAAATAATGCACAGGCTATATAATCAAGTACAAAATACTGTCCTTGCTATAAAATCCTATCAGTCTTAAACATAATAACTCAAAAGTTAACAACACAGGAAAGAGTCTTCTAAAAAGACTGATAGCTCCCAGAAGCTGGCAGTCTCTGTCTATTTATAGTCAATCATTACAAGGGTCTAGAAAACAAACTATTAACATATAAAAACTTTCATTCTGTAAAAAAAGTAAGACTTAGTTATCATTCTAATAGTAATTATTTACTGTTAttcattttattactgtttctAGGCTTTATAAATTACAATTAAGTAGTGGTAATGCAAGTTATGAAGACTAGATTTGCCTTATTTAAGGCAATTTATTGAGGCTAGCTACATGAAATACTTGGTTTAGCCACTATTTTGTGAAGAACAATCAAAGAAATACCTTGCATTGCAACAGTTTGATGTTAAAGTATTTGACAGTTTTCTCAAAAGCCAACAGTTTTGGTTGCCCAGACATTACACCATTCAGTTTATGTGAATCCATGTGCAAGTGAACTAAGACTGAAGGCAACAGAATGAAAACAGTGATCCCTTCACTTCATATCAGCACCATTAAAAAAAGCACTGGAGAGAAATAACCATCCCATAGTGAAGCtttttggtggttgttgttgttttttaaagacaattctcaaaagaaacatttgaaaaaccAAACTTGCTGAAGAACACTTTAAAATGGACACATATATCAACTTTGACAAAGTAGATTTGGAAAGAAAAGTTACCCCTATTTGCAGGCCTTAAGCACACACTGGGTTGCTCTTCCGGAAACACTGTTTCAGGAGCAACTTGAGCACTTGGAAGATCTGGGTATGAAGCCCAGGTGACCTCAGGGAAGTAGGGTATCTTGCCCTTTAGGTGGTGAAAGTATTTCTAAGACATCAGCTGCTACCAAGGGGGACAGAGAGCTTGAACTAGCAACAAATTCGTGGACAAGCCACACTTGGTCAACAatgggaagaaggggaaaaatatcgccagaaacaaataaaaatactacaTCCTTCCCCTCCCCGCTCCCCCCAACCAATATCAAATAAAAACTTGAGGTGGTTAGTGAATACCCTTTCAAGagagttcattttatgtttaaGAAGATACAATTACCTTGTGAACGCTGTGTGCTGACAACGGTACTACCTGATGACAAAGATTAGATTTGTTCTTAAATTTATTAACACAAACACATTAAATCATATCAGGATAACGATCAAAATATTACTGCAAACATGTATGATGTTATATGCTTTACAATAGAACTATGGGGTATAATACAACAAATGCCCATAGGGCAACAAATGTACTTACTGCTTGTATCTTTCTTTTGACTGCTGGGGGTTGTTGCCCAATTCACTTTGACTtcctaaaaaagaagaaaaacaatgtgtgtgtgtgtgtatacacacatatattttctcaaacacttcaaaggcctacatattatggcatttaaaatattttaaaaacttagacttttctggacagtgagacatgtctgctcctggcagaccAATTACTTCAGAgtagatgatgggcatcgaagaaactccacatggagtttgctttctttatggcaaaagttagccatttgggtaagaaactgctcttgcctggactgcttgacaataagctatataaactagacatgcaggacccataagaaagtgaccactgaactttgccaaatcaaggcgagatggtccttaaggttcctgcttcacagaagaaattgccgacattctgcaggacacagaggaaagagactgatgaactttgccaataagAAAGACAacctttcaaatttcctgcttcactaaaaagtctgccagacacTCTAGGCCtgtataggctgaagatggatgctccaatgttgcagaggaactttgggtgactatccaggcagccagatgtctctgttatttctagaattttggaagttgcttacaatgcacttcctgtttacttaggtaatattatatccttctggggtccttgatggagttgaagactatatagtcATAACTATAGTTTTCCTGAGTCGTGATAAAatggtaaattagatataaaactttagactcacaaaaataagatagagtattttctttaattttgctaaatacaaataaactagatattgtaattataattcttacttgataactgttttgttacatgtaatttttttttttccgagatagggtttctctgtgtagttttggagcctttcctggatctcgctttgtagcccaggctggcctcgaactcacagagatccgcctgactctgcctcccgagtgctgggattaaaggcgtgcgccaccaccacctggctgttacatgtaattttacatatgggtgttttgcctgaatgtacatCTGTGCTTCATACATGTGCAGTACCCTTAGAGGCAGAAGaaaacatcagatcccctaggactggagttacagatgattgtgtgctgtgggctgcaggaatatatcataagaactcagctggttatggcaaagtcactacctggagggatcaaggatttcctccagaggaagccaaattccaaggagcttttggtgttacttggcttgttttatatcagctgtcttctgttatgaaaaatcatgtgtgccttcatagttttcccaattgacttttccctaagaagggctaacagtatggactgatcactctctggacatacacattccaggtatttggagaacagcctcaggaaaggctttctctggaatcagatatctcccttagccactttcaaggactagcagtaataacagtccacatgcaagtctcctgatttaaggtaaattccacaaggagacaccacataggtcaggtggacgttaagtaatagctttacacaattcaactcggaccctcctttcttacagccttactaactttatagaccgctaactccttacctaaccacttctaggaatatttagataaccctcTGCACTgatagctatgctcagccagaaccccagttcaagcctccctgtaattatcatcattggcagcatccagccaggtccatccccagatggaggaaagtaccttatcagagataactctgtattctctaagaacagaaagcatccagactacctgtttgagaaggcctggcagatgtgccaattaagctttacttccttctttcccaaactttacctctagttccagatctccctttatctatcaccagaggcatctagctgtacacaggttgcctagcgactgagcacactttctcccaccctgcagaaaaatggcagatagcttggacagataggaaccacaggaaaaaagaaggcagttttattttctcccattgacctagcaacttatagattcttaacattttctactaatcacgtttaagattatagttgagcacataagattccctcttcttagatattacccgaattagcctttagttaattcatttccccattggtcacttccctttggggttgcgaATGATAATCAACtgttattgcctctcaatgtgattcttatcacccctccatttgaccctggaagcctgggaCTTTATACActaggacttccagggcacaagggatggagaagagaaaagagaatggaagaactagatgggtaaaaacttgagaggaacaaactgagatggggaagaactatattgtagggctagaagagagaactagaggaatgagatggaagatgagaaatagccagatggggaagtactagctgggtaagaagctgaaaaggacctagatgagagaattaagatagaacttagataagtatagagagaaatcaggtaagaaaggagctagacaagaaaacagaactgaagctgtgtataaaggatgttatgccagaggtattaaagcaagtggactatagagctcagtgtgctgagattctatttcctgataatagtcctcgccgttagtagttctctctcctgagcacctgggatatataatattaaggccggtccctctaatattatacaagaattgtgagccaccatgtaggtataAGGGTTTAAACTCAGGtcctggaagaatagccagtgctcttaatacTGAGCTGTTCTACAGCCCCATTCTATCTTtttaatacaaatacaaatagctGACCCTTTGCCATAAAGAGAATATAATGGTTCTAAAACAAAAATGAGGTAGAATCTAATTTAAACTTTCTATTCCAagagctggggatgcagctccaTTATAGAGTGCTGTTTGAGGCTCTGGCTCCAATCCAAGCACTGCATACACTTTTGGCCCCAcctggcaggtggaggcaggaggatgagaatgAAATAAGTTTGTCCAGTGCATGTCACCTGTAATTATGACAGCTTACCTTACCCATTATCTTCCGCCCATTCATAGCAGCCAGTGCTGCAGCTGCATGACGATGCTCATGAAACTCCACAAAACAGTATGGGTCATTCCCTGCCGTCTGTTGGAGAAGAAATACATAAATCAATTTTAAGCTTTACTcttccaataaaaaaaattaaataaataaaaaaaatcccccctTAATATGTAGACCTTCTACAGTTAGCAGGCCATGGAGTATGACTGACTCACTCCACAAG includes the following:
- the Tia1 gene encoding cytotoxic granule associated RNA binding protein TIA1 isoform X1; translation: MEDEMPKTLYVGNLSRDVTEALILQLFSQIGPCKNCKMIMDTAGNDPYCFVEFHEHRHAAAALAAMNGRKIMGKEVKVNWATTPSSQKKDTSSSTVVSTQRSQDHFHVFVGDLSPEITTEDIKAAFAPFGRISDARVVKDMATGKSKGYGFVSFFNKWDAENAIQQMGGQWLGGRQIRTNWATRKPPAPKSTYESNTKQLSYEEVVSQSSPSNCTVYCGGVTSGLTEQLMRQTFSPFGQIMEIRVFPDKGYSFVRFNSHESAAHAIVSVNGTTIEGHVVKCYWGKETLDMINPVQQQQNQIGYPPAYGQWGQWYGNAQQIGQYVPNGWQVPAYGMYGQPWSQQGFNQTQSSAPWMGPNYSVPPPQGQNGSMLPNQPAGYRVAGYETQ
- the Tia1 gene encoding cytotoxic granule associated RNA binding protein TIA1 isoform X2, producing the protein MEDEMPKTLYVGNLSRDVTEALILQLFSQIGPCKNCKMIMDTAGNDPYCFVEFHEHRHAAAALAAMNGRKIMGKEVKVNWATTPSSQKKDTSNHFHVFVGDLSPEITTEDIKAAFAPFGRISDARVVKDMATGKSKGYGFVSFFNKWDAENAIQQMGGQWLGGRQIRTNWATRKPPAPKSTYESNTKQLSYEEVVSQSSPSNCTVYCGGVTSGLTEQLMRQTFSPFGQIMEIRVFPDKGYSFVRFNSHESAAHAIVSVNGTTIEGHVVKCYWGKETLDMINPVQQQQNQIGYPPAYGQWGQWYGNAQQIGQYVPNGWQVPAYGMYGQPWSQQGFNQTQSSAPWMGPNYSVPPPQGQNGSMLPNQPAGYRVAGYETQ
- the Tia1 gene encoding cytotoxic granule associated RNA binding protein TIA1 isoform X3 translates to MQDHFHVFVGDLSPEITTEDIKAAFAPFGRISDARVVKDMATGKSKGYGFVSFFNKWDAENAIQQMGGQWLGGRQIRTNWATRKPPAPKSTYESNTKQLSYEEVVSQSSPSNCTVYCGGVTSGLTEQLMRQTFSPFGQIMEIRVFPDKGYSFVRFNSHESAAHAIVSVNGTTIEGHVVKCYWGKETLDMINPVQQQQNQIGYPPAYGQWGQWYGNAQQIGQYVPNGWQVPAYGMYGQPWSQQGFNQTQSSAPWMGPNYSVPPPQGQNGSMLPNQPAGYRVAGYETQ